A portion of the Sphaerochaeta pleomorpha str. Grapes genome contains these proteins:
- a CDS encoding MerR family transcriptional regulator codes for MKVKEVATLIGVSVRTLHHWESLGLLSPSRSETNLYREYIQQDLANLQQILFFKECGFSLHKIHCLLSDKNFDREKAFQLQKSYLLQQKNRIDTMLETLDNSSRALKGGYAMATKDQFKGFDMTKNPYEKEAKERWGEETVKASISHIKNLPPETKKTMGTEMDALFSKLANLRTEDPSSRIVQGAMEEMYRFFNASFGYYYSLEAFASLGQMYIKDERFTKNIDSFGKGLSLFLSQAMGIYAMK; via the coding sequence ATGAAAGTAAAAGAAGTTGCCACTTTGATTGGCGTGAGCGTAAGGACCCTTCACCATTGGGAATCGCTCGGGTTGCTATCTCCTTCACGAAGCGAAACAAACCTATATAGGGAATATATACAGCAAGACCTTGCAAACCTACAGCAGATATTGTTTTTCAAAGAATGCGGCTTTTCCTTGCACAAGATCCATTGCCTGCTCTCCGATAAAAACTTTGACAGGGAAAAAGCCTTCCAATTACAGAAAAGCTATCTGTTGCAACAAAAAAACCGTATAGACACTATGCTCGAAACTTTGGACAACTCGAGCAGGGCATTGAAAGGAGGCTACGCTATGGCTACGAAAGACCAGTTCAAGGGTTTTGACATGACAAAGAACCCGTATGAAAAAGAAGCGAAAGAACGATGGGGCGAAGAAACAGTGAAGGCAAGCATTTCCCATATCAAAAACCTTCCGCCGGAAACCAAAAAAACTATGGGAACCGAAATGGATGCTTTGTTTTCAAAATTGGCAAACCTCAGAACCGAAGACCCTTCTTCTCGTATCGTACAGGGTGCAATGGAAGAGATGTACCGGTTTTTCAATGCCAGTTTCGGCTATTACTACTCCCTTGAGGCTTTTGCCAGTCTTGGCCAGATGTATATAAAGGATGAACGGTTTACAAAAAACATCGATTCTTTTGGGAAAGGCCTTTCCTTGTTCCTCTCTCAGGCAATGGGGATCTATGCAATGAAATAG